A single region of the Elizabethkingia sp. JS20170427COW genome encodes:
- the rimO gene encoding 30S ribosomal protein S12 methylthiotransferase RimO, translating into MRTKSSHKKKINLVTLGCSKNVYDSEVIMGQLKASGKDVVHEEKGDIVVINTCGFIDNAKEESVNTILEYVELKKEGKVEKVFVTGCLSARYKPDLEQEIPDVDQYFMGPRELPILLKQLGADYKHELVGERLTTTPKHYAYLKISEGCDRPCTFCAIPLMRGGHISTPIENLVKEAENLAKNGVKELILIAQDLTFYGLDLYKKRALGDLLKELVKVEGIEWIRLHYAFPTGFPEDVLEIIKNEPKICNYIDIPLQHINDEVLKRMKRGTSHEKTNALLAKFRGKVPQMAIRTTLIVGFPGETEEQFEELKNWVKEQRFDRLGCFTYSHEENTGAFEFEDDVPEEVKERRVEEIMEIQQQISFEINQEKVGKTFRCLFDRKEGNYFVGRTEFDSPDVDNTVLVPAEGVYISMGEFVNVKITSAEEFDLYGEVVD; encoded by the coding sequence ATGCGTACAAAATCTTCACATAAAAAGAAAATTAATTTAGTAACCTTAGGTTGCTCCAAAAATGTCTATGATTCTGAAGTAATTATGGGCCAATTAAAAGCCAGTGGCAAAGATGTGGTTCATGAAGAAAAAGGAGATATAGTAGTGATTAATACTTGTGGTTTTATCGATAATGCGAAAGAAGAGAGTGTTAATACTATTTTGGAGTATGTAGAGCTTAAAAAGGAAGGTAAAGTAGAAAAAGTATTTGTAACGGGATGTTTATCTGCGAGATATAAGCCAGATTTGGAGCAAGAAATTCCAGATGTAGATCAATACTTCATGGGGCCAAGAGAGCTTCCTATTTTATTGAAACAATTAGGGGCAGATTATAAGCATGAGCTGGTTGGGGAACGTCTTACTACCACTCCAAAGCATTATGCTTACTTAAAAATTTCTGAAGGTTGCGACAGGCCATGTACTTTCTGTGCGATTCCTTTGATGCGTGGTGGACACATTTCAACTCCAATTGAAAATTTGGTAAAAGAAGCTGAAAACTTAGCAAAAAATGGAGTGAAAGAGTTAATTCTTATCGCTCAGGATCTTACCTTCTATGGTTTAGATTTATATAAAAAACGAGCTTTAGGAGATTTACTAAAAGAGTTGGTAAAGGTAGAAGGTATCGAATGGATAAGATTGCACTATGCCTTCCCAACAGGTTTCCCAGAAGATGTACTGGAAATTATTAAAAACGAGCCTAAAATTTGTAACTATATTGATATTCCTTTACAACATATCAATGATGAGGTGTTGAAGAGAATGAAGAGAGGTACTTCTCATGAAAAAACCAATGCCTTGTTGGCGAAGTTTAGAGGAAAAGTTCCTCAGATGGCAATCCGTACTACGCTTATTGTAGGTTTCCCTGGTGAGACAGAAGAACAGTTTGAGGAATTAAAAAACTGGGTAAAAGAACAACGTTTTGATCGTTTAGGTTGTTTCACCTATTCTCATGAAGAAAATACAGGAGCTTTCGAGTTTGAAGATGATGTACCAGAAGAGGTGAAAGAAAGAAGAGTAGAAGAAATCATGGAGATACAACAACAGATTTCTTTTGAAATTAATCAAGAGAAAGTAGGGAAAACCTTCAGATGTCTATTCGATAGAAAAGAAGGAAATTACTTTGTGGGAAGAACCGAATTTGATTCCCCAGATGTGGATAATACCGTATTGGTTCCGGCTGAGGGTGTTTATATCAGCATGGGTGAATTTGTAAATGTGAAAATTACTTCCGCTGAAGAATTTGATCTTTATGGTGAAGTAGTCGATTAA
- a CDS encoding alpha-N-acetylglucosaminidase C-terminal domain-containing protein: MSAVGSKFLAMIKLQDELLSYSPYFTLNRWLQQAENYAENLPDKDLALYNAKAQITFWGPDDYPKTSLRDYAHKEWKGLLGSLYTQRWKLFIQNAEQGKFTAPQEFYKMEVQWAKSPEIYPVSTQQTRKLEEIANIILK, translated from the coding sequence ATTTCTGCTGTAGGGAGTAAGTTTTTGGCAATGATAAAACTTCAAGATGAGTTGCTTTCTTATAGCCCTTATTTCACCCTTAATCGTTGGTTACAACAAGCTGAAAATTATGCTGAAAACCTACCAGATAAAGATTTAGCACTCTATAATGCAAAAGCACAAATCACTTTTTGGGGTCCTGATGACTATCCTAAAACAAGCCTTAGAGATTATGCGCACAAAGAGTGGAAAGGATTATTAGGTTCTTTATATACTCAAAGATGGAAGTTGTTTATCCAAAATGCAGAACAAGGAAAATTTACGGCTCCACAAGAGTTTTATAAAATGGAAGTGCAGTGGGCTAAATCTCCAGAAATTTATCCAGTTTCTACCCAGCAGACCAGAAAATTAGAGGAAATAGCAAATATAATTTTAAAATAA
- a CDS encoding alpha-N-acetylglucosaminidase C-terminal domain-containing protein, whose translation MLILFLHGGTRKRNYDIHQFKKAVKLFNKAAVDFKNSETYLADRVDFLRKVLANKVKC comes from the coding sequence ATGTTAATCCTGTTTCTTCATGGGGGAACTCGAAAGAGAAATTACGATATTCATCAATTTAAAAAGGCTGTAAAGTTGTTTAATAAGGCTGCTGTAGATTTTAAAAATTCCGAAACTTATCTTGCCGATAGGGTAGATTTTCTTCGTAAAGTGTTAGCCAATAAAGTAAAGTGTTAG
- a CDS encoding alpha-N-acetylglucosaminidase C-terminal domain-containing protein, whose product MAWYSEKPSLEDWIQGYIEYRYGKKNEKLNEAWKILLKTAYSSPEIYQEGPSESIFCARPSMDVNPVSSWGNSKEKLRYSSI is encoded by the coding sequence ATGGCATGGTATTCTGAAAAGCCTAGTTTAGAAGATTGGATACAAGGGTATATAGAATACAGATACGGTAAGAAAAATGAAAAGCTAAATGAAGCTTGGAAAATATTATTGAAAACAGCCTATAGTAGTCCAGAAATTTATCAAGAAGGCCCTTCGGAAAGTATTTTTTGTGCTCGCCCTTCTATGGATGTTAATCCTGTTTCTTCATGGGGGAACTCGAAAGAGAAATTACGATATTCATCAATTTAA
- a CDS encoding alpha-N-acetylglucosaminidase TIM-barrel domain-containing protein → MPEVKNPIEKETFAEYRYALNYCIINYSYSFYTWEDWERELDWMALSGVNLMLAPVGTELVWYNTLTRLGYTREQSLSFISGPAFTAWWLIGNLEGWGGKVSLESIQQQAQLQQKILKRMDELGIEPILQGFYGMVPHDLTSKLPGFKNATVIDQGHWVGRESIRPGIIISTSSHFGKIADVYYQELKKLYGKKIHYFGGEPFHEGGKSGTIEVAKVASKIQSTMQKHFPNSTWVLQGWQNNPSNQILKGVDKKKTLVIELFGENTNNWEKREAYNGTPFIWSNVSNFDEKKWTIWEATTIY, encoded by the coding sequence TTGCCAGAAGTAAAAAATCCTATTGAAAAAGAAACTTTTGCTGAATATAGGTATGCACTTAATTATTGTATCATCAACTACTCATATAGTTTTTATACTTGGGAGGATTGGGAGAGAGAATTGGATTGGATGGCTTTAAGCGGAGTAAATCTAATGCTAGCTCCTGTGGGAACAGAATTGGTTTGGTACAACACCCTTACCCGATTGGGCTATACAAGAGAGCAATCTTTAAGTTTTATCTCTGGACCTGCATTTACAGCATGGTGGCTAATAGGGAATCTTGAAGGTTGGGGAGGAAAAGTTAGTTTAGAAAGCATACAACAGCAAGCACAGCTTCAACAAAAAATCTTAAAAAGAATGGATGAATTGGGGATAGAGCCAATTCTACAAGGTTTTTATGGGATGGTTCCTCATGATTTAACATCTAAATTGCCTGGCTTTAAAAATGCAACGGTAATAGACCAAGGACACTGGGTAGGCAGAGAGTCTATTAGACCAGGAATTATTATTTCAACTTCTTCGCACTTCGGTAAGATTGCCGATGTGTATTATCAAGAATTGAAGAAATTGTACGGCAAGAAGATTCATTATTTTGGAGGAGAACCTTTTCATGAAGGAGGAAAGTCAGGAACGATAGAAGTAGCAAAAGTAGCTTCTAAAATCCAAAGCACTATGCAAAAGCATTTTCCAAATAGTACTTGGGTATTACAGGGATGGCAAAATAATCCTTCCAATCAAATACTGAAAGGTGTTGACAAAAAGAAAACTTTAGTGATAGAGCTTTTTGGCGAAAATACCAATAATTGGGAGAAGAGAGAAGCTTATAATGGAACCCCGTTTATATGGTCTAATGTTTCCAATTTTGATGAAAAAAAATGGACTATATGGGAAGCTACAACGATTTATTGA
- a CDS encoding alpha-N-acetylglucosaminidase N-terminal domain-containing protein, whose amino-acid sequence MTFKTRIVIFLLSMSLFSFQAQNFNAVKKLVKRQFPWLENHLQLKSIPSQGQKDRFILQTKNNQLYISASSISAASKAVDSYVKHYAHQSISHLGIMYKL is encoded by the coding sequence ATGACTTTTAAAACTCGAATTGTAATTTTTTTATTGAGCATGAGTTTATTTAGCTTTCAAGCTCAAAATTTTAATGCGGTAAAAAAACTCGTAAAACGACAATTTCCTTGGTTGGAAAATCATCTTCAGCTGAAGAGTATTCCTTCTCAAGGGCAAAAAGATCGCTTCATTCTTCAAACTAAAAACAACCAGTTATACATTTCTGCTTCTTCTATAAGTGCGGCCAGTAAAGCCGTGGACTCGTATGTAAAACATTATGCACACCAAAGTATTTCTCATTTGGGGATAATGTACAAGCTTTAA